Proteins co-encoded in one Mastacembelus armatus chromosome 24, fMasArm1.2, whole genome shotgun sequence genomic window:
- the fbxo16 gene encoding F-box only protein 16 isoform X1: MPHAPSSATNGAKMQTKLSTWTPLNHPSANSKVFEERRCLLAKWFDRWSDSQRKAVLQDFVLSCSVEQLSFLSLSVSRRLPLQAADFTCLLPRAISLYIFSFLDPRSLCRCAQVSWHWKSIVELDQLWMPKCLRFGWCINFSPTPFEQAVWKRQYIQTVQELRPTPPQAVLSQHSFMDPVVTQTSSKNEEASELASLSEERSASTNRQFGSSSRMGKRNEKQPCSPIPWRDSDRHPKDTIRFNYLDNLDPTEQALAVQMKGRATTSCTDTLKPDGRSKKTLSEANYKLRKAKSLMFLSSSSKPHHSSLPPHHPPHQAQTQTQCGSHSDDYAAKSLLRQAQWNAGIRPGPVRSAVPRLSVEALRASQRSHRSVPSTPLFEGQPWTVPASHTQ; encoded by the exons ATGCCACATGCACCGAGCTCGGCCACAAATGGTGCCAAGATGCAGACCAAACTTAGCACCTGGACTCCTTTGAACCACCCGTCGGCCAACAGCAAG GTTTTTGAAGAGAGGCGATGTCTTCTGGCAAAGTGG TTCGACAGGTGGTCTGACAGCCAGAGGAAGGCTGTGCTGCAGGACTTTGTGCTGAGCTGTTCAGTGGAGCAGCTCAGCTTCCTGAGCCTCAGTGTGAGCAGACGGCTCCCCCTGCAGGCTGCAGATTTCACTTGCTTACTGCCCAGAGCCATCAGCCTCTACATCTTCTCTTTCCTGGACCCACGCAGCCTTTGTCGATGTGCCCAG GTGAGCTGGCACTGGAAGAGTATAGTAGAGCTGGACCAGCTGTGGATGCCAAAGTGTCTGAGGTTTGGCTGGTGCATAAACTTCTCCCCCACACCGTTCGAGCAGGCCGTCTGGAAGAGACAATATATCCAGACCGTCCAGGAGCTACGACCTACCCCACCGCAG GCTGTCTTATCCCAACATTCGTTTATGGATCCAGTTGTAACACAGACTAGTAGTAAAAATGAAGAGGCATCAGAACTGGCCTCCCTCAGTGAGGAGCGTTCTGCATCCACCAACCGACAATTTGGAAGCAGCTCCAGGATGggaaagagaaatgagaagCAGCCATGCTCACCCATACCATGGAGAGATTCTGATAGACATCCAAAAGACACGATACGCTTCAACTACCTGGACAACCTGGACCCCACGGAACAAGCCCTGGCTGT GCAGATGAAAGGCAGAGCCACCACCAgctgcactgacacactgaAGCCAGACGGCAGGAGCAAGAAAACACTGTCTGAGGCGAATTACAAACTACGGAAAGCCAAATCGCTG ATGTTCCTGAGCTCCAGCTCCAAACCTCACCactcttctctccctccacaCCATCCTCCCCATCAGGCTCAAACCCAAACCCAGTGTGGATCTCACAGTGACGACTACGCCGCCAAGAGCCTGCTGCGCCAGGCTCAGTGGAATGCTGGGATACGTCCTGGGCCGGTGAGGTCAGCAGTGCCCCGGCTGAGTGTGGAGGCCCTGAGGGCGTCCCAGCGCTCACACCGCAGTGTTCCCA GTACACCACTGTTTGAGGGTCAGCCCTGGACAGTGcctgcttcacacacacaatga
- the fbxo16 gene encoding F-box only protein 16 isoform X2: MSSGKFDRWSDSQRKAVLQDFVLSCSVEQLSFLSLSVSRRLPLQAADFTCLLPRAISLYIFSFLDPRSLCRCAQVSWHWKSIVELDQLWMPKCLRFGWCINFSPTPFEQAVWKRQYIQTVQELRPTPPQAVLSQHSFMDPVVTQTSSKNEEASELASLSEERSASTNRQFGSSSRMGKRNEKQPCSPIPWRDSDRHPKDTIRFNYLDNLDPTEQALAVQMKGRATTSCTDTLKPDGRSKKTLSEANYKLRKAKSLMFLSSSSKPHHSSLPPHHPPHQAQTQTQCGSHSDDYAAKSLLRQAQWNAGIRPGPVRSAVPRLSVEALRASQRSHRSVPSTPLFEGQPWTVPASHTQ, from the exons ATGTCTTCTGGCAAA TTCGACAGGTGGTCTGACAGCCAGAGGAAGGCTGTGCTGCAGGACTTTGTGCTGAGCTGTTCAGTGGAGCAGCTCAGCTTCCTGAGCCTCAGTGTGAGCAGACGGCTCCCCCTGCAGGCTGCAGATTTCACTTGCTTACTGCCCAGAGCCATCAGCCTCTACATCTTCTCTTTCCTGGACCCACGCAGCCTTTGTCGATGTGCCCAG GTGAGCTGGCACTGGAAGAGTATAGTAGAGCTGGACCAGCTGTGGATGCCAAAGTGTCTGAGGTTTGGCTGGTGCATAAACTTCTCCCCCACACCGTTCGAGCAGGCCGTCTGGAAGAGACAATATATCCAGACCGTCCAGGAGCTACGACCTACCCCACCGCAG GCTGTCTTATCCCAACATTCGTTTATGGATCCAGTTGTAACACAGACTAGTAGTAAAAATGAAGAGGCATCAGAACTGGCCTCCCTCAGTGAGGAGCGTTCTGCATCCACCAACCGACAATTTGGAAGCAGCTCCAGGATGggaaagagaaatgagaagCAGCCATGCTCACCCATACCATGGAGAGATTCTGATAGACATCCAAAAGACACGATACGCTTCAACTACCTGGACAACCTGGACCCCACGGAACAAGCCCTGGCTGT GCAGATGAAAGGCAGAGCCACCACCAgctgcactgacacactgaAGCCAGACGGCAGGAGCAAGAAAACACTGTCTGAGGCGAATTACAAACTACGGAAAGCCAAATCGCTG ATGTTCCTGAGCTCCAGCTCCAAACCTCACCactcttctctccctccacaCCATCCTCCCCATCAGGCTCAAACCCAAACCCAGTGTGGATCTCACAGTGACGACTACGCCGCCAAGAGCCTGCTGCGCCAGGCTCAGTGGAATGCTGGGATACGTCCTGGGCCGGTGAGGTCAGCAGTGCCCCGGCTGAGTGTGGAGGCCCTGAGGGCGTCCCAGCGCTCACACCGCAGTGTTCCCA GTACACCACTGTTTGAGGGTCAGCCCTGGACAGTGcctgcttcacacacacaatga
- the fam49a gene encoding protein FAM49A isoform X1, protein MGNLLKVLTREIENYPHFFLDFENAQPTEGEREVWNQVNSVLQDSESILSGLQAYKGAGQEIRDAIQNPNDFMLQERAWNSVCPLVIKLKKFYSFSLRLEEALQSLLESLTCPPLTPTQHLEREQALAKQFAEILHFTLRFDELKMRIPAIQNDFSYYRRTISRNRINNMNLDIENEVNNEMANRMSLFYAEATPMLKTLSNATTNFVTENKTLPLENTTDCLSTMASVCKVMLETPEYSSRFSSEDTLLFCMRVMVGVIILYDHVHPNGAFNKSSKIDMKGCIKVLKDQPADNVEGLLNALKFTTKHLNDESTPKNIRTMLQ, encoded by the exons atGCACAGCCAACAGAAGGAGAGCGAGAGGTGTGGAACCAAGTGAACTCAGTCCTCCAGGACTCTGAGAGCATCCTGTCTGGCCTGCAGGCATACAAAGGAGCCGGCCAGGAAATCAGAGAT GCGATTCAAAACCCCAACGACTTCATGCTGCAGGAGCGAGCCTGGAACTCGGTCTGCCCACTGGTCATCAAACTCAAAAAGTTCTACAGTTTCTCTCTCAGACTAG AGGAGGCTCTGCAGAGTTTGTTGGAGTCCCTGACATGTCCGCCCCTCACACCAACTCAGCACCTGGAGAGGGAGCAGGCACTGGCCAAGCAGTTCGCCGAGATCCTACACTTCACTCTGCGCTTTGATGAACTCAAG atGAGAATTCCTGCGATCCAGAACGACTTCAGCTACTACAGAAGAACCATCAGTCGAAACCGGATAAACAACATGAAT TTGGACATTGAGAATGAGGTCAACAACGAGATGGCCAACAGAATGTCGCTGTTCTATGCTGAGGCCACCCCGATGCTGAAAACACTGAGCAATGCGACCACTAACTTTGTGACAGAG AACAAGACTCTGCCGCTGGAGAACACGACAGATTGTCTCAGCACCATGGCCAGTGTGTGTAAGGTCATGCTGGAGACACC AGAATACTCAAGTCGTTTCAGCAGTGAGGACACACTTTTGTTTTGCATGAGGGTCATGGTTGGTGTCATCATCCTTTATGACCATGTCCACCCCAATGGTGCCTTCAACAAGTCCTCCAAGATAGAT atgaaAGGCTGCATAAAAGTCCTGAAGGACCAGCCAGCAGACAACGTAGAAGGGCTCCTGAACGCCCTCAA GTTCACCACAAAACACCTGAATGATGAGTCCACTCCAAAGAACATCCGGACAATGCTCCAGTAa
- the fam49a gene encoding protein FAM49A isoform X2: protein MGNLLKVLTCTELEQGPNFFLDFENAQPTEGEREVWNQVNSVLQDSESILSGLQAYKGAGQEIRDAIQNPNDFMLQERAWNSVCPLVIKLKKFYSFSLRLEEALQSLLESLTCPPLTPTQHLEREQALAKQFAEILHFTLRFDELKMRIPAIQNDFSYYRRTISRNRINNMNLDIENEVNNEMANRMSLFYAEATPMLKTLSNATTNFVTENKTLPLENTTDCLSTMASVCKVMLETPEYSSRFSSEDTLLFCMRVMVGVIILYDHVHPNGAFNKSSKIDMKGCIKVLKDQPADNVEGLLNALKFTTKHLNDESTPKNIRTMLQ, encoded by the exons atGCACAGCCAACAGAAGGAGAGCGAGAGGTGTGGAACCAAGTGAACTCAGTCCTCCAGGACTCTGAGAGCATCCTGTCTGGCCTGCAGGCATACAAAGGAGCCGGCCAGGAAATCAGAGAT GCGATTCAAAACCCCAACGACTTCATGCTGCAGGAGCGAGCCTGGAACTCGGTCTGCCCACTGGTCATCAAACTCAAAAAGTTCTACAGTTTCTCTCTCAGACTAG AGGAGGCTCTGCAGAGTTTGTTGGAGTCCCTGACATGTCCGCCCCTCACACCAACTCAGCACCTGGAGAGGGAGCAGGCACTGGCCAAGCAGTTCGCCGAGATCCTACACTTCACTCTGCGCTTTGATGAACTCAAG atGAGAATTCCTGCGATCCAGAACGACTTCAGCTACTACAGAAGAACCATCAGTCGAAACCGGATAAACAACATGAAT TTGGACATTGAGAATGAGGTCAACAACGAGATGGCCAACAGAATGTCGCTGTTCTATGCTGAGGCCACCCCGATGCTGAAAACACTGAGCAATGCGACCACTAACTTTGTGACAGAG AACAAGACTCTGCCGCTGGAGAACACGACAGATTGTCTCAGCACCATGGCCAGTGTGTGTAAGGTCATGCTGGAGACACC AGAATACTCAAGTCGTTTCAGCAGTGAGGACACACTTTTGTTTTGCATGAGGGTCATGGTTGGTGTCATCATCCTTTATGACCATGTCCACCCCAATGGTGCCTTCAACAAGTCCTCCAAGATAGAT atgaaAGGCTGCATAAAAGTCCTGAAGGACCAGCCAGCAGACAACGTAGAAGGGCTCCTGAACGCCCTCAA GTTCACCACAAAACACCTGAATGATGAGTCCACTCCAAAGAACATCCGGACAATGCTCCAGTAa